A window of the Trichoderma asperellum chromosome 4, complete sequence genome harbors these coding sequences:
- the RAT1 gene encoding 5'-3' exoribonuclease 2 (BUSCO:EOG092D0BHJ), with protein sequence MGIPAAFRWLSNKYPKIISPVIEQTPIVTEDGITIPVDTTQPNPNGEELDNLYLDMNGIVHPCSHPEDRPAPADEEEMMLEVFKYTDRVVNMVRPRKILMIAVDGVAPRAKMNQQRSRRFRSAQEAKEKEEDKQALIELLKRQNGGTFAAADSETVVKKAFDSNSITPGTPFMDILALSLRYWCQYKLNTDPAWAKLKIIISDATVPGEGEHKIMNFIRSQRTSPNYDPNTRHVIYGLDADLIMLGLATHEPHFRVLREDVFFQEGKNRACKLCGQKGHEAHNCRGNAKPSDDATDEKSKSLQSPVQKPFIWLHVSVLREYLAAELAVPDLPFRFDLERAIDDWIFMCCFVGNDFLPHLPALEIREHGIDTLTTIWKTNLPSMGGYVTKDGHIDLARAQVILDGLASQENAIFKRRKEQEDRREASAKRRKLQNEGYARNGQHGSSKIDGHVDPTKGLQLFPIASQTANSSNNMTHDMVVSRNATQDVTLANKGAASVMRDRLRADTNKNEDTSSAAAGITQPITQPITQPLHSSLGKRKAMDSDDTVNASPAPEVEPIDNVRLWEDGYEDRYYQQKFHKDPQDIEFRHKVAQAYVEGLAWVLLYYFQGCPSWEWYYPYHYAPFAADFKDLSKMEIVFEKGRISRPFEQLMSVLPAASRHALPTVFHDLMLQKDSEIIDFYPEEFQVDLNGKKMAWQGVALLPFIDMPRLLKAVQSKYHLLSPEDVARNTVGKDVLLLSDSHDGLYDDILTNFYSKKQDRLRLSINTKNSNGLAGEIEKQEDKVPHGALNYPLERRSMPDLDYDHSISVYYDMPQVSQTHKSMLLRGVRMPVPILTRSDIEILRGKGNRGGRNNYGGSYRNNNGRNGPGYAGGYRDSRGSHTGHYRDNQRFESHNPHHGMPQHGRWQPPAGPAFDPRASSYAAPNMQHQPQQGWYGNRPEYGHQGRHGGDPGARPPYGNHWHGRGHP encoded by the exons ATGGGTATTCCCGCTGCCTTTCGATGGCTATCTAACAAATATCCGAAAATCATATCACCAGTGATTGAACAAACGCCGATTGTCACCGAAGATGGCATCACGATACCCGTCGACACCACGCAGCCCAATCCTAATGGGGAAGAGCTGGACAATCTGTATTTAGACATGAATGGAATTGTCCATCCGTGCTCCCACCCAGAGGATAGGCCGGCACCggctgacgaagaggaaatgaTGCTCGAGGTTTTCAAATACACAGATCGCGTTGTGAACATGGTTCGCCCACGAAAGATCCTGATGATTGCTGTTG ATGGAGTTGCGCCAAGAGCCAAGATGAATCAACAGCGATCCCGCCGATTTCGATCGGCCCAGGaagccaaggaaaaggaagaggacaAGCAAGCGTTGATCGAACTCCTAAAGCGTCAAAATGGTGGCACATTCGCTGCTGCAGACTCGGAGACGGTCGTTAAGAAAGCTTTCGACTCCAACTCTATTACTCCAGGCACTCCATTCATGGATATTCTCGCCTTGAGTTTGCGGTATTGGTGCCAATACAAGCTAAACACAGATCCAGCATGGGCTAAGCTCAAAATCATCATATCCGATGCTACTGTGCCCGGTGAAGGTGAACATAAGATCATGAACTTCATCCGATCTCAACGCACTTCTCCGAACTATGACCCCAACACCCGCCATGTTATTTATGGCTTGGATGCCGATCTCATCATGTTAGGACTTGCCACGCACGAGCCTCACTTCCGAGTTCTACGTGAAGATGTTTTCTTCCAGGAAGGCAAAAATAGGGCGTGTAAGCTATGTGGTCAAAAAGGACATGAGGCGCATAACTGTCGTGGAAACGCTAAACCAAGTGATGATGCTACCGacgaaaaaagcaaaagcctCCAGAGCCCCGTTCAAAAGCCTTTCATTTGGCTGCATGTTTCTGTTCTAAGAGAGTATCTCGCCGCCGAGTTGGCTGTGCCTGATCTTCCTTTCAGATTTGACCTAGAGCGGGCAATTGACGATTGGATCTTCATGTGCTGCTTTGTAGGTAATGACTTTTTACCTCATTTGCCTGCTCTGGAAATTCGAGAGCATGGAATTGATACTCTAACCACAATCTGGAAGACGAACTTGCCATCCATGGGCGGTTATGTCACCAAAGATGGCCATATTGATTTGGCGAGAGCGCAAGTCATACTTGATGGCCTCGCCAGTCAAGAAAATGCAATtttcaaaagaagaaaagagcaggaAGATCGCCGAGAAGCCTCTGCGAAACGAAGAAAGCTTCAGAATGAGGGTTATGCCAGAAATGGACAGCATGGCTCTTCCAAAATTGACGGACACGTCGATCCTACCAAAGGGCTACAGCTTTTCCCCATTGCATCACAAACCGCAAACTCGTCTAATAATATGACGCATGATATGGTTGTCAGCCGCAATGCGACTCAAGATGTGACGTTAGCCAATAAAGGCGCGGCCAGCGTAATGCGAGATCGACTGCGGGCAGATACTAACAAAAATGAGGATACCTCtagcgcagcagcaggtatCACCCAACCTATCACCCAACCTATCACCCAACCTCTACATTCGTCCCTTGGAAAGAGGAAAGCCATGGACTCCGATGACACTGTCAATgcctctccagctccagaggTAGAGCCAATTGATAACGTGCGCCTATGGGAAGATGGCTATGAAGATCGCTACTACCAGCAAAAGTTTCACAAGGATCCACAAGACATTGAATTTCGCCACAAGGTGGCTCAGGCATACGTCGAGGGGTTGGCTTGGGTATTGCTCTATTACTTCCAAGGATGTCCGTCTTGGGAATGGTACTATCCTTACCATTATGCCCCGTTTGCTGCTGATTTCAAAGACCTCAGCAAGATGGAAATTGTTTTCGAAAAGGGACGGATTTCTAGGCCATTCGAACAGCTGATGAGCGTTTTGCCAGCCGCATCTCGCCATGCTCTCCCCACAGTCTTTCATGACCTGATGTTACAAAAAGATAGCGAGATTATCGACTTCTATCCGGAAGAATTTCAAGTCGATTTAAATGGAAAGAAGATGGCATGGCAGGGAGTCGCTTTACTTCCATTTATTGACATGCCGCGACTCCTCAAGGCTGTTCAAAGCAAGTATCATTTACTAAGTCCAGAAGATGTTGCACGAAACACAGTGGGAAAAGACGTCCTGTTATTATCTGATAGCCATGACGGGCTCTACGACGATATCCTAACCAATTTCTATTCGAAGAAGCAGGACCGTTTAAGGCTCAGTATAAACACAAAAAATAGCAACGGCTTAGCAGGAGAAATAGAAAAGCAAGAAGACAAGGTTCCTCATGGAGCTTTGAACTATCCCCTAGAGCGACGATCTATGCCAGATCTAGATTACGATCATTCAATCAG CGTTTATTATGACATGCCTCAGGTATCCCAAACTCACAAATCAATGTTGCTACGTGGAGTGCGAATGCCGGTGCCTATTTTGACTAGGAGCGATATCGAAATACTGCGAGGAAAGGGAAATCGAGGAGGTCGCAACAACTACGGAGGATCATATAGGAATAACAATGGTCGGAATGGGCCTGGCTATGCTGGTGGGTACAGAGATTCGCGAGGATCTCATACCGGGCACTATAGGGATAACCAACGCTTCGAATCGCATAACCCCCATCATGGTATGCCTCAACATGGGAGGTGGCAGCCTCCAGCTGGGCCAGCCTTTGATCCGAGGGCCAGCTCATATGCAGCCCCAAATATGCAGCACCAGCCGCAGCAAGGCTGGTATGGGAATAGGCCCGAGTATGGCCACCAGGGGAGACACGGAGGAGACCCTGGAGCGCGGCCTCCTTATGGTAATCACTGGCACGGGCGTGGCCATCCATGA
- the HH3V gene encoding Histone H3-like centromeric protein hH3v has protein sequence MAPRQSTSGTQQRYRARPSDIQPGDPLPTRQKRRYRPGTVALREIRQYQANTKLLLLKLPFMRLVREIGLNCRPRGKEFRWQSQAIQALQEAAEAFMVHLFEDAQLCAVHAKRVTLMQKDIQLARRIRGIWGGLG, from the exons ATGGCTCCTCGCCAATCAACTTCAGGAACCCAACAACGCTATCGTGCCAGACCAAGCGACATTCAGC CGGGCGATCCACTACCTACGAGACAGAAACGTCGATATCGCCCAGGCACCGTTGCGCTACGAGAAATCAGGCAATATCAAGCCAATACAAAGCTTCTACTTCTAAAACTTCCGTTTATGCGACTC GTCCGTGAAATTGGATTAAATTGTCGCCcgagaggaaaagaattTAGATGGCAGAGCCAGGCAATCCAGGCACTGCAAGAGGCTGCAGAAGCATTTATGGTACATCTATTTGAAGATGCACAGCTATGCGCGGTCCATGCGAAAAGAGTGACACTTATGCAAAAAGACATTCAGCTGGCGAGGAGGATTCGAGGTATATGGGGCGGGCTTGGTTGA